The DNA sequence CGTCTCGGCGCTCCGCGAGAGCGCCGAACGGATCTCGAGCCTCATGAACGACCTGCGCGATTACGGCGAGCCGAGGACGCTGAACCCCGAGCCGTGCAACGTGCGCACGCTCCTCGACGGAGCCTGGCGATCCTGCGAGACGGCCGCCGCCGCGACCGCGCGCGTGGTCCGGGTGGACCTCGAGGATCCCAGTCTCGTCCTTCCGCTGAACGCCCGCCGCATGCACCAGGTCTTCCGCAACCTGATCGAAAACGCACTCCAGCACGCGCACGGCGGAGGCGTGGTCGCCGTCACGGCCCGGCGCACGCGCGCCTCCGGCCACGACTGGTGGTCCTTCAGCGTCGACGACGACGGCCCCGGATTCGAAGGCGAGGCCCTCTCGCGCGCCTTCGAGCCGTTCTTCACGCGCCGCGAGGGCGGCACGGGACTCGGCCTCTCGATCGTCAAGCGCGTCGTCGAGGAGCACGGGGGAACCGTCGAGGCGAGCAACCGGCCGGAGGGCGGGGCGCGCGTCGTCGTCCGCCTCCCGGCGCCGCGCCAGAGGATGCAGCTACCGGAGGCCGCGCGTGGCTGAGTCGCGGATCCTTCTCGTGGAGGACGATCCCGCCGTCCGGCACGGGCTCGCGGCGTTCCTCCGCGCGAGCGGACTCGACGTCGACGAGGCCGAGAACCTGCGGAGAGCCCTCGACCTCTTCCGCGAGGTCGGCCACGACATCGTCGTCGCCGACTACAGCCTGCCGGACGGGACGTCGCTCGAGCTCCTCCCCGAGGTCAAGAAGGTCAGCGAGAACACGCCCTTCATCATCCTCACCGCGCACGGCTCGATCGACCTCGCGGTGCGTGCGATCAAGGAGGGCGCCGAGCAGTTCCTGACGAAGCCCGTCGAGTCCAAGGCACTCCTCGTCCTCGTGCGCCGGCTCCTGCAGCAGCAGAGGCTCCGCAGGAAGCAGGAGCTGGCCCTTCGCGAGCAGCCGGGCTCGTTCGACCCCTTTCTCGGCGCGAGCGCCGCGATCCGCCAGATGGAGGAACGCGCCCGCCTCATGCTCGAGTGGGACAGCCCCGTCCTGATCCTCGGGGAGACGGGCTCGGGCAAGGGCGTCCTCGCCCGCTGGCTTCACGCGAACGGCCCGCGCCGCGAGGAGGCGTTCGTCAACCTGAACTGCGCGGGCCTCTCGCGCGAGCTCCTCGAGTCCGAGCTTTTCGGCCACGAGCGCGGAGCGTTCACGGGCGCCGTGAACCCCAAGCAGGGCCTCCTCGAAGTCGGCCACCGGGGCATCGTGTTCCTCGACGAGATCGGCGACATGGACCCCGCGATCCAGCCGAAGCTCCTGAAAGCGCTCGAGGAGAAGACCTTCCGCCGGCTCGGCGACGTGCGGGATCGCGTCGTCGACATCCGGCTCCTCGCGTCGACGAACCTCGACCTCGAGGAGGCCGTGCGCGCGCGGAAATTCCGCGACGACCTCTACTACCGAGTCAGCACGCTCACGCTGAAGATCCCTCCCTTGCGCGAACGGACGGAGGACATCCCGCTCCTCGCGCGCAACATCCTCCGCGCCGTGTGCAAGCGCATGGGCAAGGCCGAGGTCATGCTCGGGCCTGAGGCGGAGCTGCAGCTGCTTCGTTACCCGTGGCCCGGGAACATCCGCGAGCTCGCGAACGTCCTCGAGCGCGCGATGATCCTCCTCAAGGGCGACCGGCTCGAGGCGCTGGACGTGAGCCTCGACGGGGCGCGGCAGACCGCGGCCCACGACGGCGATCTCGCGACGATGAAGGAGATGGAGCGCCTCCACATCGAGCGCGTGCTCCAGCACACGGGCGGCAACGTCGCGGAAGCGGCGGCCGTCCTCGGGATGGCCCGCCGGACGCTCTACGACCGGCTAAAGGCCCTCGGGCTCGCTCCCGCCGCGGACTGAGCGGGCGCCCGCACGCCGCGTGCGGGTTTCCGCACTCGCCGAAAGCCGTCCGCCCGTCATCCGACTCTCCCTCAAGGACTAAGCGGGCCAGCCCACATGGCTTGGGCCTTGCACCGCGGGGCTCCAGGAGGATTCTCATGAAGACCCGTGCTGTCCCACGGCTGCTTCTTGCGGCCCTTGTCGCCGCCGCCGGCATGGCGGTCGCGGCCGACGCACCGAAGCCGCTCTATACCCAAACCATCGCGAAGTATCCCGCGCCGAAGCTCGCGGACGTCGGTGGGCGCGAGTACAAGTTCCTCATCGACCCCGCCAAGGCCAAGGGCACGCCCGAGGAGGCGTTCAAGGCCGTCTGGACGCAGGTGAAGGCGGCCGCCGCGAAGACGGGCTTCACCGTCACCGAGAAGGAAAAGAACCCGCTCAAGATCGAGTTGTCGACGAAGGAGTACTTCGACACGCCGGACTACGCGCTCTGGAACAAGGGCTACCTCGTCCGCATCACGACGAAGTACAAGGACGGCAAGGCGGACGAAACCGTCGCGGTGGCCGTCAAGGCCGTCTTCGACGACGCGGTCCGGACGCTCGCGACGCCGCTCGCGGTCGAGGGCCTCAAGGCCAAGACCGAGGCCGAAGGCAACGTCGGCCCGGCTCCCGGCGGCGCTCTCGTCGAGATCATCGAAAAGGGCTCGACGTTCAACGTCAAGCCCGCCGACCTCGGCGCGAGGACGCTCGGCGACTTCGGCAAATTCATGCCGGAGCTCCTCAAGGTCGGTCTCCCCGCCACGACGAAGCTCGTCGGCACGAAGGCCTGGTCGTACCGCGTCAAGCCCGGGGCGGTCGTCCTGCCCGGGACGGAGCCGTGCGGCGTCTCGATGGAAGGCTGGGCCGCCACGGAAGGCGGCGCGCCGTACCTTTACGACTTCTCCTACGGATATGGCGACCTCGACTTCTACGCCGTCGCCGCGACGCACGCCGCCGGCGAGCAGTTTCTCCAGAAGGTCGCGATGGGCGAGCTCTCCGGCCTCGGGATGCCCGACGGCGAGAAGTGGGGCGGCTCGAAGGTCCGCAAGCTCATGAACCGCCCGGTCGCGGCGCAGCCGGTCGCCGCGTCGAACGCGGTCTCGCTCGACAAGCTCTACGGGGTCGCCTCGCAGCCCGCCTACGTCAAGCACTACGAGGCCGACAAGACCGGAAAGGTGATCCTGAACCCGTATCTCCAGATGGCCTCGAAGGACTTCCCGGCCATCCTCGACGTGAAGATGGCGCCGTACAACTGGGTCATCGATGCGGAGGGCCGCGTCGCGGTCGCCCCCGAGGCCGCCCACCCGCTCGGCCGCACGTACGAGAAGGGCTTCTTCCGCCCCGAGGACCAGTCCCAGCGCAAGCCCGGCACGCGAGAGAACTTCGGCCACGTTTCGGAGCTTGGCGGAGCCCCCGGCCGAATCAGCGGCGAGATCAACTACGACAAGGCGTCGAACACCTGGACCCTCAACAACAAGTCGGGCCGCTATTCGAAGCACAACATCGACCGCACGCCCGAGCAGCTCGTGAACGCCGCGAACCTCATCCACGAGGTCGTGGACCCCGGCACGGCGACGTGGGGAGACGTCCACTATCTCCTCGGCTACGCGTCCGAGGCGATCCAGGAGGAGCTCCTCAAGAGCCCGAAGATCGCCTACGACGACGAGAAGACGAAGAGCCGCCCGCACATCGTCGTGATGGCGGCCGGCGCTCCGGTGATCCGGTACGAGAAACCGTTCGAGGCGAAGCCGGCCGAGACGACGGCGGCGAAGGCCACGGAAAAGCCTGCCGAGAAGCCGGCCGCGCCCGCGGACGCACCGAAGAAGACGAAGAAGACCAAGGCCGCGAACAACGACGACCCGTCGTGATGGAAACGAGGAGCTGACACACCATGAAGAAACACCTCATCAAGTCCGGCGTCGTCGCCCTCGCGCTCGTGCTCGGGACCGTCCTGAGCGTGCCGGCCGCGGCCCAGACGCTCATGCCCCAGGTCTCCGTTCTCAAGGGCGAGAAGAATTTCTGGAGCGGCTACGACCCCGTCAACGTGGACGGCACCGTCAACGTCGTGATCGAGATCGCCGCGGGCACGACCGCGAAGTACCAGGTCGACCTCAAGTCCGGCATGATCGAGCTCGAGCAGAAGAACGGCGCCCCGCGGTACGTGCAGTACCTCGGCTACCCGTGCAACTACGGCAACATCCCGCGCTCCGTCCTCCTGAAGTCCAAGGGCGGCGACGGCGACGCCGTGGACGCGCTCGTCCTCGGGCCGTCGGTCCCGACGGGTTCTGTCGTGCGCGGCCGCGCGATCGGGATGCTCAGCCTCATGGACACGGGCGAGAAGGACGACAAGGTCGTCGTCGTCATGGAGAACACGCCGTTCGCCTCGGTGCGCAGCATCGAGGAGCTGGACCGGAAGTTCCCCGGCGTGACCACGATCCTCCAGACCTGGATGACGTCGTACAAGGGCCGCGACAAGGACGGAAAGCTCTATCTGAGCTCACCGGGCTTCAGGGGCCGCGCCGAGACGATCAAGTTCATCGGCGACGCCGTCCTCGACTTCGAGAAATCCGTCACGACGGACGCCGACCGGCGCCCGCTCGACGAGAAGGGCAACCCCTATCTCTACCGCTGGCCGGGCGCGAAGAACGTCGGCGAGTAACCGGTCTCTGTCTCCTCCAATCCCTTTGCACGGGGAAGCGGACCACCTCCTGTCCGCTTCCCCATTTTTTTTCTTTCGCCACGCCCGCGCGGACACCCGCACAGCGCGTGCGGGTTCCCGCACGCCGGACGCCTCACCGCCGGGCCACGCACCCCTCGCAACGTGTTCCTGCGACGCCACTTGACGCAATCCCGCGGGATGGCTTGGGCTTTGCGATACGTACGCAGACGTTCATGCGCCTCGCCCGCGAGGCATAGCCCCATAACGAGTAGGAGTGACCATGAAGAAATCTCTCGTGACCCCGCTACTCCTCGCCCTGCTGGCCGCCCCGGTCATGGCGCAGGAGCCCACGGACCAAGAGAAGCGCATC is a window from the Acidobacteriota bacterium genome containing:
- a CDS encoding inorganic diphosphatase, which gives rise to MKKHLIKSGVVALALVLGTVLSVPAAAQTLMPQVSVLKGEKNFWSGYDPVNVDGTVNVVIEIAAGTTAKYQVDLKSGMIELEQKNGAPRYVQYLGYPCNYGNIPRSVLLKSKGGDGDAVDALVLGPSVPTGSVVRGRAIGMLSLMDTGEKDDKVVVVMENTPFASVRSIEELDRKFPGVTTILQTWMTSYKGRDKDGKLYLSSPGFRGRAETIKFIGDAVLDFEKSVTTDADRRPLDEKGNPYLYRWPGAKNVGE
- a CDS encoding sigma-54-dependent Fis family transcriptional regulator, whose amino-acid sequence is MAESRILLVEDDPAVRHGLAAFLRASGLDVDEAENLRRALDLFREVGHDIVVADYSLPDGTSLELLPEVKKVSENTPFIILTAHGSIDLAVRAIKEGAEQFLTKPVESKALLVLVRRLLQQQRLRRKQELALREQPGSFDPFLGASAAIRQMEERARLMLEWDSPVLILGETGSGKGVLARWLHANGPRREEAFVNLNCAGLSRELLESELFGHERGAFTGAVNPKQGLLEVGHRGIVFLDEIGDMDPAIQPKLLKALEEKTFRRLGDVRDRVVDIRLLASTNLDLEEAVRARKFRDDLYYRVSTLTLKIPPLRERTEDIPLLARNILRAVCKRMGKAEVMLGPEAELQLLRYPWPGNIRELANVLERAMILLKGDRLEALDVSLDGARQTAAHDGDLATMKEMERLHIERVLQHTGGNVAEAAAVLGMARRTLYDRLKALGLAPAAD